In Tolypothrix sp. NIES-4075, the following proteins share a genomic window:
- the rlmD gene encoding 23S rRNA (uracil(1939)-C(5))-methyltransferase RlmD, whose amino-acid sequence MTELLHTNEDDSPKWLQGELIEVEITDLSDTGDGVGRFHDRVVFVPDTVPGDRAVVRLLHVKPKYAHAKLHSLSQPSPHRIRPSCIVADKCGGCQWQHISYEYQLQAKQNQVIQALERIGGFVHPPVDPVLAAPSALGYRNKSTYPVGKSATGQVQAGYYQKGSHQLVNLNQCPVQDARLNPLLAQVKQDIHTSQWQVYDERRHTGQIRHLSLRIGRRTGEMLLTLVVKDWNLPGIEKLSFSWLKHFPGLVGVCLNRNSDRTNAIFGDETRCVAGISYLREQFAGLEFQVRPDTFFQVYTETAEALLQEIQKELNLQGNEVLLDAYCGIGTLTLPLAKQVRSITGLEVQAEAVEQAILNARNNNINNVTFVVGAVEKLLPQMDIVPDIVLLDPPRKGCASDVIESLRRKQPPRIVYVSCKVATLARDLKLLCADGMYTITRIQPADFFPQTAHVEAAAILVLSASGKGI is encoded by the coding sequence ATTACAGAATTGCTTCATACTAATGAAGATGATTCACCCAAATGGCTACAGGGGGAGTTAATTGAAGTTGAAATTACAGACTTGAGTGATACGGGGGATGGTGTCGGACGCTTCCACGATCGCGTAGTGTTTGTTCCAGATACAGTACCGGGCGATCGCGCAGTGGTACGCTTACTACACGTTAAACCCAAATACGCCCACGCCAAGCTGCATTCATTATCGCAACCATCGCCCCACCGCATCCGCCCTAGTTGCATTGTGGCTGATAAATGTGGTGGTTGCCAGTGGCAGCATATCAGCTATGAGTACCAACTTCAAGCCAAACAAAATCAAGTTATTCAAGCTTTAGAACGAATTGGCGGTTTTGTGCATCCACCAGTAGACCCAGTTTTGGCTGCACCTTCAGCTTTAGGTTATCGTAATAAATCTACATATCCTGTGGGTAAATCGGCAACAGGACAAGTTCAAGCTGGTTATTACCAAAAAGGCAGCCATCAATTAGTTAACTTAAATCAATGTCCCGTGCAAGACGCACGATTAAATCCATTACTCGCACAAGTTAAACAAGATATCCACACATCACAATGGCAAGTTTACGACGAACGTCGTCACACTGGACAAATACGCCATCTTAGTTTACGCATTGGACGGCGCACAGGGGAAATGTTGCTTACTTTGGTTGTCAAAGATTGGAATTTACCAGGAATTGAAAAGCTTTCTTTCTCGTGGTTAAAACACTTTCCCGGATTAGTGGGAGTCTGCTTAAATCGAAATAGCGATCGCACTAATGCGATTTTTGGTGACGAAACTCGTTGCGTTGCCGGAATTTCCTATCTGCGAGAACAATTTGCCGGATTAGAATTTCAAGTACGTCCAGATACATTTTTTCAAGTTTACACCGAAACAGCCGAGGCGCTTTTGCAGGAAATTCAAAAAGAACTGAATCTGCAAGGAAATGAAGTGTTACTTGATGCATATTGTGGTATAGGCACGTTAACTTTGCCTTTGGCTAAACAAGTCCGTAGTATTACGGGGTTAGAAGTGCAAGCCGAAGCGGTGGAACAGGCTATTTTAAATGCGCGAAATAACAATATTAATAATGTGACTTTTGTTGTCGGCGCAGTTGAAAAATTGTTACCACAAATGGACATTGTGCCTGATATTGTGTTATTAGATCCGCCACGTAAAGGATGCGCGAGCGATGTCATCGAATCTTTAAGGCGTAAGCAACCCCCTCGCATCGTTTACGTCAGCTGTAAAGTAGCCACCCTCGCTCGTGATTTAAAACTACTTTGTGCAGATGGAATGTATACCATTACACGAATCCAACCCGCTGACTTTTTTCCTCAAACCGCTCATGTCGAAGCAGCCGCAATTCTAGTTTTATCAGCTTCTGGCAAGGGTATTTAG
- a CDS encoding allophycocyanin subunit alpha-B, which produces MTVISQVILKADDELRYPSSGELKNIKDFLETGSQRMRIVTTLAENEKKIVQEATKQLWQKRPDFIAPGGNAFGERQRALCVRDYGWYLRLITYGVLAGDKEPIEKIGLIGVREMYNSLGVPVPGMVEAIACLKKASLDLLNSEDAAEASPYFDYVIQSMS; this is translated from the coding sequence ATGACTGTAATTAGCCAAGTTATTCTCAAAGCCGACGACGAACTGCGTTATCCCAGCAGTGGTGAACTCAAAAACATCAAAGACTTCTTGGAAACCGGCTCACAGCGGATGCGAATTGTCACAACCTTAGCCGAAAACGAGAAAAAGATAGTTCAGGAAGCAACCAAACAGCTTTGGCAAAAGCGTCCTGACTTTATCGCTCCTGGAGGCAACGCTTTCGGAGAGCGCCAACGTGCTTTATGTGTCCGTGATTACGGCTGGTACTTACGCCTAATTACTTATGGGGTGCTTGCCGGCGACAAAGAACCAATTGAAAAAATTGGTTTGATTGGCGTGCGGGAAATGTACAATTCTTTAGGCGTTCCCGTACCAGGAATGGTAGAAGCGATCGCTTGTCTGAAAAAAGCCTCCCTTGACTTACTCAATTCCGAAGACGCTGCCGAAGCTTCCCCCTACTTTGATTACGTCATTCAATC